In Lentilitoribacter sp. Alg239-R112, the following proteins share a genomic window:
- a CDS encoding DUF2478 domain-containing protein, whose translation MTQRSDKIFAAIRLNGGVDINILLQCVVDRLQSNKLSVQGHLQKEIMLPDRCKCDTYLENLMNGDQIKISQDLGNGARGCKLDNSMLLKLSDIAMRDLDLIPDLLIVNRFGRSEAEGGGFRDVIGKAISMGIPVLTAVKEEHYPDWKLFSDELGCELPSDCDNVLDWYGGILRTTIAEANKHVSTAR comes from the coding sequence ATGACACAGCGGTCAGATAAAATTTTTGCGGCTATACGTCTAAATGGTGGCGTAGATATCAATATTTTGTTGCAGTGCGTGGTTGATCGTTTGCAGTCAAATAAGCTTAGTGTGCAAGGTCATTTGCAGAAGGAAATTATGCTTCCCGACAGGTGTAAATGCGATACTTATCTTGAGAATTTGATGAACGGTGATCAGATAAAAATCTCACAGGATTTAGGCAATGGAGCAAGGGGATGTAAGCTTGATAATTCAATGCTGTTAAAACTCAGTGATATTGCAATGCGAGACTTAGACCTTATTCCGGACCTTCTGATTGTCAACAGATTTGGTCGGAGCGAAGCAGAAGGCGGTGGTTTCCGTGATGTGATAGGTAAGGCTATTTCAATGGGGATCCCAGTTTTAACTGCGGTAAAAGAAGAGCATTATCCCGACTGGAAATTATTCAGTGATGAGCTTGGCTGTGAGTTGCCATCCGATTGCGATAATGTATTGGACTGGTACGGTGGTATTCTACGAACAACGATTGCTGAGGCTAATAAGCATGTTTCAACTGCGCGCTAG
- a CDS encoding peptidylprolyl isomerase, translating to MATVINTKTDGSAVGLVGDGYSTYKEPDTKIPPKAKPVLNEVTVNGVEIKEADILAEAQNHSATNPGEALLEAARALVIRELLWQEAKTQNLDFKPILDENNRMETEQDAAIRVLIEAEVDVPYASEDECRRYYEQNPQRCMSETISEARHILIPAAPDDKGVRETARAKADELISILEDKPENFGDLAKEFSACPSSKQGGNLGQLTKGSTVSEFEKAIDIMDVGSISKSPIESRFGFHIVALDRKTPGEVLPFEAMQVRLKAWLEAASWSKAVAQYIAILAGKSKVTGVSLSSADSPLVQ from the coding sequence ATGGCAACCGTTATCAATACAAAGACTGACGGTTCGGCTGTAGGGTTAGTCGGTGACGGTTATTCCACATATAAAGAACCAGACACCAAAATCCCTCCAAAAGCCAAGCCCGTTCTAAATGAAGTAACTGTCAATGGTGTCGAAATCAAAGAGGCTGACATACTAGCAGAAGCACAAAATCACTCGGCCACAAACCCGGGTGAGGCGCTGCTGGAAGCCGCACGCGCTTTGGTTATTCGAGAGTTGTTGTGGCAGGAAGCCAAAACTCAAAACCTTGATTTCAAGCCTATTCTTGATGAGAATAATCGCATGGAAACTGAGCAGGATGCAGCGATCCGAGTGCTAATTGAAGCTGAGGTCGATGTTCCTTACGCAAGCGAAGACGAATGTCGGCGGTATTATGAACAAAACCCGCAGCGTTGCATGTCGGAAACAATTTCCGAGGCACGTCACATCCTAATTCCGGCGGCTCCAGATGATAAGGGCGTGCGGGAAACAGCGCGGGCTAAAGCAGATGAACTGATTTCCATTTTAGAAGATAAACCCGAAAATTTTGGCGACTTAGCTAAAGAGTTTTCTGCCTGTCCATCATCAAAGCAGGGTGGAAATTTGGGTCAGCTAACGAAAGGGTCAACTGTATCAGAATTTGAGAAAGCGATTGATATTATGGATGTCGGTTCGATATCAAAATCACCCATTGAGAGCCGTTTTGGATTCCACATCGTCGCACTTGATCGAAAAACACCAGGTGAGGTTTTACCATTTGAAGCAATGCAGGTGCGTTTGAAAGCATGGCTGGAAGCCGCGAGTTGGTCGAAGGCTGTTGCGCAATATATTGCAATTCTTGCAGGAAAATCCAAAGTGACCGGAGTTTCCCTTTCTAGTGCGGATAGTCCGTTGGTTCAATAG
- a CDS encoding hemerythrin domain-containing protein, with the protein MKKQDEARQMALEALNDAPPTHLLRHPLDYVFADHFRQRVLCSVLDQIFDADILDPELTHAVYRFLKDDLKYHIADEEENLFPILRKRAEPDDQIDEILDQLSEEHKSDHIDAKQILRELEYLLDGTSSYPISFEVNEMAHRFTSNERHHLILENAIVMPLAKVRFTSDDLSQMGQEMATRRGLDYPEASDVN; encoded by the coding sequence ATGAAAAAGCAGGATGAAGCGAGGCAAATGGCATTGGAGGCGCTTAATGATGCTCCGCCAACTCATTTGCTTCGCCATCCACTGGATTATGTTTTTGCCGATCATTTTCGGCAGCGTGTTTTATGTAGTGTGCTTGATCAAATTTTTGATGCGGACATACTGGATCCGGAACTTACACATGCGGTCTATCGGTTCCTCAAGGATGATTTGAAATATCATATAGCGGATGAGGAAGAAAATCTGTTCCCTATTTTACGCAAGCGAGCGGAGCCTGATGATCAGATTGATGAAATATTGGATCAGCTCAGTGAAGAGCATAAGTCTGATCATATCGACGCAAAACAGATACTTCGTGAGCTTGAGTATCTGCTTGATGGCACGAGCAGTTATCCGATTTCCTTTGAGGTGAACGAGATGGCCCATCGATTTACATCTAATGAACGGCACCACCTCATTTTGGAGAACGCGATTGTAATGCCTTTGGCGAAAGTTAGGTTTACATCCGATGATTTAAGCCAAATGGGTCAAGAAATGGCAACGCGCCGAGGCTTAGATTATCCGGAGGCAAGTGATGTTAACTGA
- the narJ gene encoding nitrate reductase molybdenum cofactor assembly chaperone, giving the protein MNTTLKIISLLLTYPSRDIQKEAGELASAVRDDQGLKPEQKKYLVELIEDIAGLDLYEAQERYVHLFDRTRTVSLHLFEHVHGESRDRGQAMVDLMTMYEDNGFEIDTKELPDYLPLFLEFVSTRSDVEIEDLLGQTSHIYAVLSERLKKRKSIYAGIFDILQDVSEQKPDEKLVAEILSNPEDDPDDLEAMDQIWEEEAVTFGGNAGEEACGPDRMRTQMRASKRKPVDPQSARSHPMQEV; this is encoded by the coding sequence ATGAATACGACACTTAAAATTATCTCATTACTGCTCACATATCCTAGTCGCGATATACAAAAAGAGGCCGGTGAACTTGCTTCTGCTGTACGAGATGATCAGGGTTTAAAGCCAGAACAAAAAAAATATCTCGTTGAACTTATCGAAGATATTGCTGGCCTTGATCTCTATGAAGCCCAAGAGCGTTACGTTCATTTATTTGATCGTACAAGAACCGTATCTCTTCACTTGTTTGAACATGTTCACGGTGAGAGCCGCGATCGGGGTCAAGCCATGGTTGACCTTATGACAATGTATGAAGACAACGGGTTTGAAATCGACACCAAGGAGTTGCCGGATTACCTACCGCTTTTCCTTGAATTTGTATCCACGCGATCCGATGTCGAGATTGAAGATTTGTTAGGGCAAACTTCTCATATCTATGCAGTTCTGAGTGAGCGATTAAAAAAACGCAAATCGATTTATGCAGGAATTTTCGACATTTTGCAGGATGTATCCGAGCAAAAACCGGATGAAAAGCTGGTTGCAGAAATCTTGAGTAATCCAGAAGACGATCCGGATGATTTAGAAGCTATGGACCAGATTTGGGAAGAGGAAGCCGTCACGTTCGGTGGCAATGCGGGTGAAGAGGCCTGTGGGCCTGATCGTATGCGTACGCAAATGCGTGCGTCTAAGCGCAAGCCAGTTGATCCACAATCTGCTCGCTCTCACCCCATGCAGGAGGTGTAA
- a CDS encoding carbonic anhydrase yields the protein MLTDLLETNVKWASGKREQDPEYFKRLSALQHPEYLWIGCSDSRVPANVITGLEPGEVFVHRNVANLVHRGDLNLLSVLEFAVEALDIKHIIVCGHYGCGGVKAAMDGVQHGVVDHWIQPVRDVADQYHQELEAIEETESRLDRLCELSIEAQVKSLSRTPIIQSAWQRGKKIEIHGWVYGLSNGLIHDLNCGCSGQTCEIPNNKTLY from the coding sequence ATGTTAACTGACCTACTTGAAACAAACGTAAAATGGGCAAGTGGTAAGCGTGAGCAAGACCCTGAATATTTCAAACGATTGTCCGCACTGCAACACCCGGAATATTTATGGATAGGATGCTCAGATAGCCGCGTGCCAGCCAATGTGATAACCGGTTTAGAGCCCGGTGAGGTGTTTGTTCATCGCAATGTCGCCAACTTGGTGCATCGAGGTGACCTTAATCTTCTGTCCGTGCTGGAATTCGCGGTGGAAGCGCTTGATATCAAACACATCATTGTTTGTGGTCATTACGGATGTGGCGGTGTTAAGGCTGCCATGGATGGTGTTCAGCATGGTGTTGTCGATCACTGGATTCAACCGGTTCGCGATGTGGCTGATCAATATCATCAAGAGTTAGAGGCCATTGAAGAAACTGAGTCTCGTCTGGATCGGTTGTGTGAATTATCTATTGAGGCACAGGTTAAAAGTCTTTCTCGAACGCCGATTATCCAGTCTGCATGGCAACGGGGCAAAAAAATTGAAATTCATGGTTGGGTTTACGGTCTCAGCAATGGCCTCATCCATGATCTGAATTGTGGTTGCAGTGGGCAAACATGTGAAATTCCTAACAACAAAACGTTATATTGA
- a CDS encoding nitrate reductase subunit alpha, which yields MSLLLDRLNFLKAKNTGTFSDGHGVTTNENRDWEEAYRKRWQHDKIVRSTHGVNCTGSCSWKIYVKGGIVTWETQQTDYPRTRPDLPNHEPRGCARGASYSWYMYSANRVKYPLIRSRLIKQWRNERVLKTPVAAWEAIQSNPEKRQDYIQVRGHGGFVRATWDEVNEIIAAANAYTAKKYGPDRVIGFSPIPAMSMVSYAAGSRYLSLLGGVCMSFYDWYCDLPPSSPMTWGEQTDVPESADWYNAGYLMLWGSNVPQTRTPDAHFYTEVRYKGTKSVVVSPDYSEAAKFSDMWLHPKQGTDAALAMAIGHVILREYHLDRQAEYFEDYCRRYTDMPMLVRLEEKDGQFIPGNQIRASDIKGKLGEKNNPEWKTVGIDSKTGKLVAPLGSIGYRWGEEGKWNLQQKDGKGKDVELEMSLILDENHDAITPVAFPYFGNREHDHFEGTDHESVLVRSVPTKKVQLADGEALVATVFDLFIANYGLDRGLNDANSAKSYDEDLPYTPAWAEKVTGVPRENIITVAREFATNAEKTNGRSMVILGAGLNHWYHMDMNYRGIMNMLIMCGCIGQSGGGWSHYVGQEKLRPQTGWLPLAFGLDWNRPPRHMNSTSFFYAHTDQWRYETLKVNEIMSPTAPDGDWGGTLIDYNIRAERMGWLPSAPQLKTNPLDVAAAAAKSKKEPKDYIVDQLKAGKLEMSCEDPDDEANWPRNLFVWRSNLLGSSGKGHEYFLKHLLGTSHGVLGKDLGEEGRERAQEAKWHDEAPEGKLDLLVTLDFRMSTTCVYSDIVLPTATWYEKNDLNTSDMHPFIHPLTSAADPAWESRTDWDIFKGIAEKFSEVAPEVLGVEKDVVLVPTLHDTPGELAQPLDVKDWKKGETEAVPGLTMPNFVVVERDYPNLYKRFTALGPLMDKLGNGGKGIAWNTEHEVELLGNLNGVVTEEGVTKGMPKIETDIEATEVVLSLAPETNGEVAVKAWEALSKKTGLDHTHLALPKEDEKIRFRDIVAQPRKIISSPTWSGLESEKVCYNACYTNVHELIPWRTVSGRQQLYQDHLWMRAFGEGFCVYRPPIDTKTINPVIEAKSNGAPQIVLNFITPHQKWGIHSTYSDNLMMLTLNRGGPVVWLSEVDAAKADLVDNDWVEVFNSNGAIVARAVVSQRMKEGTIFMYHAQEKIVNTPGSQVTGNRGGIHNSVTRAITKPTHMIGGYAQLSYGFNYYGTVGSNRDEFVVVHKMEKVDWMEGPYKGKQEAKV from the coding sequence ATGAGCCTTTTATTAGATAGATTGAATTTTCTGAAAGCCAAGAATACTGGCACTTTTTCAGATGGTCACGGTGTGACAACAAACGAGAACCGCGATTGGGAGGAAGCCTATCGAAAACGCTGGCAACACGACAAGATTGTAAGATCAACACATGGTGTGAACTGCACGGGTTCTTGCTCTTGGAAGATCTATGTAAAAGGTGGCATTGTGACCTGGGAAACCCAGCAAACAGATTACCCTCGTACACGGCCGGATTTGCCAAATCACGAGCCGCGCGGGTGCGCCCGGGGTGCAAGTTATTCATGGTACATGTACTCAGCCAATAGGGTGAAATATCCTCTCATTCGTTCGCGCTTGATTAAACAATGGCGCAATGAGCGGGTGTTAAAAACGCCTGTCGCGGCATGGGAGGCTATTCAAAGCAATCCTGAAAAGCGGCAAGACTATATTCAAGTTCGCGGCCACGGTGGTTTTGTGCGCGCGACGTGGGACGAAGTCAATGAAATTATTGCAGCAGCGAACGCGTACACTGCAAAGAAATATGGCCCCGACCGGGTGATTGGTTTCTCACCAATTCCTGCCATGTCGATGGTTTCTTATGCGGCTGGTTCAAGATATCTGTCACTTCTTGGTGGCGTATGCATGTCCTTTTATGATTGGTATTGTGATCTGCCGCCATCATCGCCCATGACATGGGGTGAACAAACTGACGTTCCGGAATCTGCTGATTGGTATAATGCAGGTTACTTGATGCTTTGGGGATCCAATGTTCCCCAAACACGAACACCGGATGCGCATTTTTACACCGAGGTTCGGTATAAAGGCACAAAATCTGTTGTTGTGTCACCGGATTATTCTGAGGCTGCTAAATTCTCTGATATGTGGCTTCATCCTAAACAGGGCACGGATGCAGCGCTTGCTATGGCTATTGGTCATGTCATTTTGCGTGAATATCATTTGGACCGACAGGCAGAATATTTTGAAGATTATTGCCGTCGTTATACCGATATGCCGATGCTTGTTCGTTTGGAAGAAAAAGACGGTCAGTTTATTCCTGGTAATCAAATCCGTGCGTCTGACATTAAAGGCAAGCTAGGTGAGAAAAATAATCCTGAATGGAAAACTGTTGGTATTGATTCCAAAACTGGCAAGCTAGTGGCGCCTTTAGGTTCCATAGGCTACCGTTGGGGTGAGGAAGGCAAATGGAACCTTCAACAAAAGGATGGCAAAGGCAAAGATGTAGAGCTGGAAATGAGTCTCATTTTAGATGAGAACCATGATGCGATTACACCTGTTGCATTCCCCTATTTTGGTAATCGCGAACATGACCATTTTGAAGGTACTGATCATGAAAGTGTATTGGTAAGAAGTGTTCCAACCAAAAAAGTTCAACTCGCTGATGGTGAAGCGCTTGTTGCAACGGTCTTTGATTTGTTCATCGCAAACTATGGTCTCGACCGTGGCTTGAATGATGCAAATTCCGCAAAATCTTACGACGAAGATTTGCCATACACACCAGCATGGGCTGAAAAAGTTACAGGTGTTCCGCGTGAGAATATTATTACTGTCGCTCGTGAATTTGCCACCAATGCAGAGAAAACAAATGGCCGTTCAATGGTCATTTTGGGCGCAGGTCTAAACCATTGGTACCACATGGATATGAACTATCGCGGTATCATGAATATGTTGATCATGTGCGGCTGTATTGGTCAATCCGGCGGTGGCTGGAGCCACTATGTTGGTCAGGAGAAGCTCCGCCCGCAAACGGGCTGGTTGCCGCTCGCCTTTGGTCTGGATTGGAACCGCCCACCGCGCCATATGAACTCAACTTCATTCTTCTATGCGCACACAGATCAGTGGCGATATGAAACGTTGAAAGTCAATGAGATTATGTCGCCAACTGCACCTGACGGGGATTGGGGTGGAACGCTGATTGACTACAATATTCGTGCTGAACGAATGGGGTGGCTACCATCAGCACCACAGTTGAAAACAAACCCTCTGGATGTCGCAGCTGCTGCCGCGAAGTCGAAGAAGGAACCAAAGGATTATATTGTTGATCAGCTAAAAGCAGGCAAGCTGGAAATGTCCTGCGAAGACCCTGATGATGAAGCTAACTGGCCACGAAACTTGTTCGTGTGGCGTTCTAACCTTCTTGGTTCTTCTGGTAAGGGGCATGAATATTTCCTCAAACATCTGCTAGGAACATCTCATGGTGTGCTGGGTAAAGATTTGGGCGAAGAAGGTCGTGAACGAGCTCAAGAGGCCAAATGGCATGATGAGGCGCCAGAAGGTAAACTTGACCTTCTTGTGACGCTTGATTTTAGAATGTCAACGACCTGCGTTTACTCAGATATCGTTTTACCAACCGCAACCTGGTACGAGAAAAATGATCTGAATACATCGGATATGCATCCGTTCATCCACCCGCTAACAAGTGCTGCGGACCCTGCATGGGAGTCTCGGACGGACTGGGATATCTTTAAAGGCATTGCAGAGAAATTCTCTGAAGTTGCACCGGAGGTTTTGGGTGTCGAGAAAGATGTTGTACTTGTTCCAACACTCCACGATACACCGGGTGAACTTGCTCAGCCACTTGACGTAAAAGACTGGAAGAAGGGAGAAACTGAGGCTGTTCCTGGTTTGACGATGCCGAATTTCGTGGTTGTTGAACGGGATTATCCTAACCTTTACAAGCGATTTACGGCTCTTGGTCCTTTAATGGATAAGCTCGGAAATGGTGGTAAAGGCATCGCGTGGAATACAGAACATGAGGTTGAGCTACTTGGAAACTTGAATGGCGTTGTAACCGAAGAAGGCGTGACAAAGGGCATGCCCAAGATCGAAACGGACATCGAAGCTACTGAGGTAGTTTTATCTCTTGCACCTGAAACCAATGGTGAAGTTGCCGTTAAGGCGTGGGAAGCACTATCGAAGAAAACAGGGCTTGATCATACGCATCTGGCGCTGCCTAAAGAAGATGAAAAAATCCGCTTTAGAGATATCGTCGCCCAGCCGCGCAAGATTATTTCTTCACCAACCTGGTCAGGTCTTGAATCTGAAAAAGTTTGTTACAATGCCTGCTACACCAATGTGCACGAGCTGATACCGTGGCGAACTGTGTCAGGACGTCAGCAACTTTACCAAGATCATTTATGGATGCGGGCATTTGGCGAAGGCTTCTGTGTGTATCGTCCGCCAATTGATACTAAAACCATCAATCCGGTGATTGAGGCAAAATCTAATGGTGCGCCGCAGATTGTGCTCAACTTTATCACGCCACACCAGAAGTGGGGCATCCATTCAACCTATTCAGATAACTTGATGATGCTCACCCTAAACCGCGGTGGACCTGTTGTTTGGTTGTCTGAGGTGGATGCTGCCAAAGCTGATCTCGTCGATAATGACTGGGTCGAGGTGTTCAACTCAAATGGTGCAATTGTTGCAAGAGCGGTTGTGTCTCAACGAATGAAGGAGGGTACGATTTTCATGTATCACGCACAGGAGAAGATCGTGAACACCCCCGGGTCTCAAGTCACGGGTAATCGCGGCGGGATTCACAATTCGGTAACGCGTGCCATCACCAAACCAACACACATGATTGGTGGCTATGCTCAACTCTCATATGGTTTCAACTACTACGGCACCGTGGGCTCTAACAGAGATGAGTTTGTCGTCGTTCATAAAATGGAGAAGGTGGATTGGATGGAAGGCCCATACAAAGGCAAGCAGGAGGCAAAAGTATGA
- the narH gene encoding nitrate reductase subunit beta gives MKIRAQIGMVLNLDKCIGCHTCSVTCKNVWTNREGVEYAWFNNVETKPGVGFPKDWENQKKWNGGWTRNKNGKIQPKMGAKWRILSKIFANPDLPEIDDYYEPFDFDYGHLQTAKEVEATPTARPRSLISGERMEKIEWGPNWEEILGGEFSKRSVDYNFEGVQKEIYGEFENTFMMYLPRLCEHCLNPTCVAACPSGAIYKRDDDGIVLIDQEKCRGWRMCVSGCPYKKIYYNWSSGKSEKCTFCYPRIESGQPTVCSETCVGRIRYLGVILYDADRIEEMASTANEQDLYEKQLEIFLDPNDPKVIEQARKDGIPDAWLEAAKKSPVYKMAIDWKVAFPLHPEYRTLPMVWYVPPLSPVQNAAEAGKIGTEGGMPDVRSLRIPVKYLANLLTAGKEEPVINALERMMAMRSYMRAKTVDGVIDEQIAKRVGLDSKLIEDMYQIMAIANYEDRFVVPTSHREISEDAYDVRGSCGFSFGNGCSGGSSDADLFGSNRPKTVHTPNDLFKEKV, from the coding sequence ATGAAAATTCGTGCGCAAATAGGTATGGTGCTGAACTTAGACAAATGTATCGGATGTCATACATGTTCTGTTACCTGTAAAAACGTTTGGACCAATCGCGAAGGCGTTGAATATGCCTGGTTCAACAATGTTGAAACTAAACCTGGTGTTGGTTTTCCAAAAGATTGGGAAAATCAAAAGAAATGGAATGGCGGTTGGACACGCAATAAAAACGGTAAAATCCAACCGAAAATGGGAGCAAAATGGCGCATCTTGTCAAAGATTTTTGCCAATCCGGATTTGCCGGAAATTGACGATTATTATGAGCCGTTTGATTTTGACTATGGTCATTTGCAAACTGCAAAGGAAGTAGAAGCCACACCAACTGCACGTCCACGTTCGCTCATCAGTGGTGAGCGTATGGAGAAAATAGAATGGGGTCCGAACTGGGAAGAAATTCTCGGTGGGGAATTTTCAAAACGGTCAGTTGATTACAATTTTGAAGGTGTTCAAAAAGAAATTTACGGTGAGTTTGAAAATACATTTATGATGTATTTGCCGCGTCTTTGTGAGCATTGTCTTAATCCAACCTGCGTGGCGGCTTGTCCATCAGGTGCTATCTATAAACGTGATGATGATGGCATTGTTCTTATCGATCAGGAAAAATGTCGTGGTTGGCGCATGTGCGTTTCTGGATGTCCATACAAAAAAATCTACTATAACTGGTCATCTGGTAAATCTGAGAAATGTACATTCTGTTATCCGCGCATTGAATCAGGTCAACCGACTGTTTGCTCTGAAACATGTGTAGGTCGAATCCGATATCTTGGTGTTATTTTATATGATGCAGATCGCATTGAAGAAATGGCTTCGACGGCAAATGAGCAGGATCTATATGAAAAACAACTGGAGATATTCCTAGATCCGAATGATCCGAAAGTCATCGAGCAGGCCCGTAAAGACGGTATCCCTGATGCGTGGCTTGAGGCTGCTAAAAAATCACCAGTTTATAAGATGGCAATTGATTGGAAGGTGGCATTCCCACTTCACCCGGAATATCGCACATTGCCGATGGTTTGGTATGTGCCGCCATTGTCTCCGGTTCAAAATGCTGCGGAGGCAGGTAAGATTGGAACAGAGGGTGGAATGCCAGATGTGCGTTCTCTTCGCATCCCGGTTAAATATCTGGCGAATTTACTGACTGCGGGTAAAGAAGAGCCTGTGATCAACGCTCTTGAGCGGATGATGGCAATGCGGTCTTACATGCGTGCAAAAACCGTTGATGGTGTTATCGATGAACAGATTGCCAAGAGAGTTGGTCTTGATTCCAAATTGATCGAAGACATGTATCAAATCATGGCGATTGCAAATTATGAAGATCGTTTTGTAGTGCCAACCAGCCATCGTGAAATTAGTGAGGATGCTTACGACGTACGCGGTTCTTGTGGTTTCTCCTTCGGCAATGGCTGTTCTGGTGGGTCATCGGATGCCGACTTGTTTGGTTCGAACCGCCCTAAAACGGTTCATACACCTAATGATTTATTCAAGGAGAAAGTGTAA
- the narI gene encoding respiratory nitrate reductase subunit gamma gives MSEYLNTLLFGIYPYIALVVLILGSIMRYDHEPYSWRAGSSQLLRRKQLVWGSVLFHVGVIVIFFGHLVGLLTPIQIFDALGISHGAKQLLAIIAGGIAGVMAIIGATMLVHRRLFDARVRANSSTSDTLIIILLWLQLLLGLATIPISMQHLDGHEMVKFMSWAQGIFTFDFSASNYVIDASIFFKLHLVLGLTILLIFPFTRLVHMLSVPVRYFWRPGYQVVRERNSRNSSAKSKMEAN, from the coding sequence ATGTCTGAATATCTCAACACACTACTTTTTGGAATTTATCCTTATATCGCACTCGTTGTGCTCATTCTGGGTAGCATAATGCGTTATGATCATGAGCCGTATTCGTGGCGAGCCGGATCTTCACAATTGCTACGGCGTAAACAGCTGGTTTGGGGATCGGTATTATTTCACGTTGGCGTGATCGTAATCTTTTTTGGTCATTTGGTTGGTCTGCTGACACCAATACAGATATTTGATGCTCTCGGTATTAGTCATGGTGCAAAACAGCTCCTCGCTATTATCGCCGGAGGTATAGCCGGTGTTATGGCTATCATTGGTGCAACCATGCTGGTGCACCGCAGATTATTTGATGCAAGGGTGCGCGCTAACTCAAGCACGTCAGATACCTTAATCATTATCTTGCTTTGGCTGCAGTTATTGTTGGGATTGGCCACAATTCCTATTTCGATGCAGCATCTTGATGGACATGAGATGGTGAAATTTATGTCATGGGCGCAAGGTATATTCACGTTTGATTTTTCAGCATCCAACTATGTGATTGATGCATCGATCTTCTTCAAATTGCATTTGGTTTTAGGACTAACGATTTTGTTGATTTTCCCATTTACTCGGCTTGTTCACATGCTCTCAGTTCCAGTTCGATATTTTTGGAGACCAGGCTATCAGGTGGTTCGTGAGCGGAACTCTCGTAATTCGTCTGCAAAATCTAAAATGGAGGCGAATTAA
- a CDS encoding Gfo/Idh/MocA family oxidoreductase — protein MKIGVVGLGYRIGYLSHIFSVAKPDLSFVAYVDPHPAGLPYAQEHGVCMGTQYTTLEQMLDSEEIDLLMVGSPNHMHLEHIRIGLERGKKIFTEKPVVISVEETMEVAKLVAQYGSDNLMVGLVLRYAPLYIDFLQAQADGSIGDVTSIEASEHIPPYHGAFFIRDWRRYERYSGSFMLEKCCHDLDLYNGVMGCRPRYVSSFGGRRTFVPKNAPAVDGANDMEVYHRKPSGWMGSDKVFDSDGDIIDFQTAMVQYENGAALSFHTNLNVPDDFRRFAVMGAKGMAEGDFIRNFLRITDSRTSDRLVDKSYDVSGLSQHYGADEQMAEDILNHMNDGQPLPVSVTDALEAGLLALTMDEARRTNSVIDMSPIWQQFDAALGKAS, from the coding sequence GTGAAGATTGGTGTTGTGGGGCTTGGGTACAGAATTGGATATTTGTCTCACATATTTTCGGTAGCTAAACCCGATTTATCCTTTGTCGCTTATGTTGATCCTCATCCTGCAGGCTTGCCCTATGCGCAAGAGCATGGGGTTTGTATGGGCACTCAATATACAACGCTTGAGCAGATGCTTGATAGTGAAGAAATCGACCTGTTGATGGTTGGTTCGCCAAACCATATGCATTTAGAACATATTCGTATTGGTCTTGAGCGCGGTAAAAAAATATTTACTGAAAAACCTGTCGTGATCTCTGTTGAAGAAACAATGGAGGTTGCCAAACTGGTTGCGCAATACGGATCTGACAATCTTATGGTCGGTCTGGTTTTGCGTTATGCGCCCCTTTATATTGATTTCTTACAAGCTCAAGCTGATGGTTCAATTGGAGATGTGACATCCATTGAAGCATCAGAGCATATCCCACCGTATCATGGTGCATTTTTTATACGTGATTGGCGTCGTTATGAGCGCTATTCTGGCAGCTTTATGTTGGAAAAATGTTGCCACGATCTGGATCTTTATAACGGTGTGATGGGGTGTCGTCCGCGTTATGTGTCAAGCTTCGGAGGACGTCGCACTTTTGTCCCGAAAAATGCGCCCGCTGTTGATGGTGCGAATGATATGGAAGTCTACCATCGTAAGCCAAGCGGCTGGATGGGAAGCGACAAGGTGTTTGATAGCGATGGTGATATTATCGACTTTCAAACTGCCATGGTTCAGTACGAAAACGGTGCGGCACTTAGTTTTCATACCAATCTGAACGTGCCGGATGATTTTCGTCGATTTGCCGTTATGGGCGCCAAGGGAATGGCGGAAGGCGATTTCATTCGTAATTTTCTGCGTATTACAGATTCTCGTACCTCAGATAGACTGGTGGATAAATCCTATGATGTATCTGGTTTATCGCAACATTATGGCGCTGACGAGCAGATGGCAGAAGATATATTAAATCATATGAATGACGGGCAACCGCTTCCAGTTTCCGTAACTGATGCTCTGGAGGCGGGTCTTTTGGCCTTGACAATGGATGAGGCTCGCCGAACAAATAGTGTTATAGATATGAGCCCGATATGGCAGCAATTTGATGCTGCTCTTGGCAAGGCAAGCTGA